Part of the Notamacropus eugenii isolate mMacEug1 chromosome 5, mMacEug1.pri_v2, whole genome shotgun sequence genome is shown below.
attaagtgagataatatttgtaaaagtgcttagcacaatgcatgacacatagtagttgctatataaatgcttattctcttcccctccctatgatgaagtagatagagcattgaacttggaaCAGGGAAGATCTAGGTCTGCATCatctccgacacttactagctgtgtgacttaaaCCCTCTCAGccttagcttccttatctgtaaaatggacaaaatgatagcattttcctcacagggttattatgagtatcaaatgagaaaacatgccAAACACTATGCAAACCTCCACACCATATGTCAATAGTTATTATTCACCAACTCTTTTCACTAAAACAATTTGGGCAATTTTTTGCTCATATTTATTAAAACCTACTATATTTAAGGTCCTGTGTTAGGTTATTTAAGTGATAAATGACATAGTGACTTACCTCAAAGGAGCTTGAAATGTCTACTACATGAGaacaaaacacacacagaaaagtATTAATCAGGGTAAAATGTGCTAAGGACACAGGAGAGATCCAAGCAAAGTGTAATAAGAAAATCTGAGAAAGAGCTAACTTTCAGGAAAGTGTGTTATAGTTGGCTTTATGACAACCACACAGCCCATCAATAAACAGAGATCAAGAGgaactatgttccaggcatgagagatgaCTTGTTCTGCTTCAGTGAAATGGGAAACTGTAGGTTGGGTTTAGAAGGCACCAAGCAATCCAGTTTGAGCATAGAGAATATGAAGGGGTATCATGTTAGATAATACCGGAAAGTCAAATTGTGAATGACCTAGAAAAACCAGTTGTCTAAGGGGTCTGTGGCCCTCCTTGGTGAATCTAATCTTTCTTTcttgtgatacagtggaaagagttctggaccTTGATTCAGAGAACTTGGTTCTGAATCCTCAACCTGCCATCACACTACTTGTGTGAGCTTGGACaatgggcctcactttcctcatctgtaaagtgaaagggttTGCTTAATAACTGCTACTATtcatagagtgctttaaggtttgcaaagcactatgatctttaaggtcctttcaagTCTTTAAATAGATGATCCCCTCTGATTTGCTCTTTTATCATTACTTCTCTCTTATCCTCAATCAGGTTCTAATCATCTGGTGAGAGAAATGGTTATTTTGTATTAATAacttatattaataattaattattgaaTCAGAgccaaggtttttccccttttctacttcctcatgcaGAAATCAACCAGCGTGGGAAATTTTAGGCAAAGACTCACCCAGGATAAGATCTAAATCAAAagacagttaaagaaactctaaGGTTAGGTCGAGTGAATTTTTGTTCATTGTGTTTACTCAGATAGGTCTGAGAAAAAGTGGATTCTCCtttttgtcagacaggtgatatggaaattgttAAGTCTTTTTGACCTGGGTGATCCAATCACATCTTCAAGACCCTTATTGTAACATaacccacctctcattataatattcattctgtcATTAATTGTTACCCAATCAGTGTTGATTGCCACCCTTAGGAACACCTGCTCTTCCaaaggcatataaactgtgagtccACCACCATGAGAgatctttggcattcaagagtgccaCCGAGCTCTTTTTATTAATAATCATGatagccttattaataaaattattaaatcacccagaaattatgtttctcaaactttttaaacataACACTGGACTTTTGCAATAATTTTGTTTGAATCTCTCCTGCCTCTaatcaatccatcttccacaaaactgccaaattgatattcctaaaacatttaTCAGACCATATTATttccctactcaaaaatcttcagtgactttcTACTGCTGCTAGGACAATATGCAATATAGAATAACTATTGGTGAGGAAttataggatcatacatttaaaacctagaagggatcttataatgaagtcatttaatccaacctcttcattttacagataatgcaACTGAAGCCTAGGGAGTTCAAATAGTCTGTCTAATTACACAGAATTAATGAATGCCAAGAGCAGAGATACACAAGCAGGTTCTCAGAATTAGGCTCTAGTTCTCTCTTCACTGCACTATGCTTTAGATAGGAAAAGAGCCTGCTATTATATAAAAGGGGATTAGCCAATGGGAGTCCCATCCTTTATTCATATACAGGGTTTTTTCTGCTGCATACTCTTATAGAGGCTAGCTAAGCCTGTTTTCAGGTATGCATAATGAATGCAAAGGTCCTGTTCCAAAATCAGAGCAGGCACAAGAATTCTAGTTTTGGTGCACTCAGCATTTGTTGCTGAGCTGGAACTGAGTATGCACACAAAAACCTCCCATGGGGCAATTCAATTCTTAGCTgcttttgaatgaggaaaaaaggaCAGCTGTAAGTAAGCCTTTGggtggagaaacagagaaagagctaGTCTACTCTGTCATCCTGGGGTACCTGAAGCCATGAGCACATGGCTCTACTGCTCCTTCTGGATTTTGGGGTCTATTCTTTCCTGTCACAGGAGTATCAGAGAGACAAGGGAATAGGCTGTGAGCCTGTAAATTTAGAAAGTTTGGAAGAGTGAGCCACATGAGGTCCAGTGATAGAAGTCTGTGAGAGAGTTTTTGGATAATTGGGCCCAGTAAATAGCACAACCTTAagtggctatttttttttttttgaggaagggGGCAACTTTGATCATTCACTATTTTACATTTGGTAGTGGGGGTGGGATGAATGCACTGTACCAGTCACTTTAAGTTGGAGCCCTTTCTTCTCAAGTACAGCAGTAGTATAAGGGAGAGTGTGTTCCTGGGtgttggggaaaatatttgtatttatgttttttcaatattttatcagttaattggttaaatgacaTGGGGGTGCTAATCCTTGGCAAATGATGTTTGGGAGAACATACTAGAAAGAGGGCTTGAGCTAATAGCATTGAAAAAAAACTCTCACTTCCTCAGGGGGTAGCCTCTAGAACCCTGCAGAAGAGAGAAGTTTTTATAAGCTGGGGTTGAGGGTGTCTTTATTCTAGTTCCTACTCTGTATTCTATCTGTTCCATACCGATACCCATGTGGAGAAAGAGTAAATTTGCTTCCAGTAATGAGTAAATGGGAAGCCCTGCTCCCTATTAcataatctttaaaaattataaggtAAATCTTTAGCCTACATAGAAGAacaagattttcaagcattttttaaagcaaaatctaGTTTGCTTATAAGCATGTGGTAATTACAAACAATTCCTGTCATGATAACACCAGCActagcaacttaaaaaaaattgtctctcttctcccttcaaaGGACTAAAATTGCTTTGAAATCGACATGAATAAGATTCTTGCCAATCCAGACTGACCTTGTCTCCTTACACTTCACAAAGCCTCACAGAGACAAGGAGGGAACATTCTCTTACTCTAACTCCATCCTCAACTTGAATTGTACTAGATGGAGCCGACAGGATACTCTTTAGAAATGAAAAGCCCTGAGCTCTCATTGCATAGGCACAAAGAACTAACCCTTAATGAATTCAAGCTGGTGAAGAGTTTTTAGAAAAGGAACACTAAATGCATTATACATCTGGtttataaaattaagagatgacaAGATCTTTCTATAATCAGATCTAGACCAGAAAATATAATGTTGGAAATGCCCTTTTAACAGGAGTACTAAGAACAGTTGACTTCAGAATTCAGTCCAGAATCATAATTAACATAACATCGAAACTCATTTGCCAAATTTCGAGTGTGTTTTGGAATAAATCTGCACATCTTCACCCCAAGAAGTTCTGCTGCCTCTTTCTCCATGATGGCAcctgaaaaaatgagaataataatcaAAACCAATTAATACATATTTCCTCAGAGCACACAGACTATGTATGTATCCAGCACTGTGTTAAACAGGGGCCACTAAAAATGTCTTAAGATATAGTCCTTGTTTTTGCACTATTGAAGCTTACACTCAAGGGAAAGAATGGCTTGGAGTTGGATTGCCCAGGCTCTAGGCTGGGTGACTGTACTTCATACTAGTCTTCATGATTAACATGTGGGTTTTATGTCTCAAAAAATAAACACCTACATATTGCAAAGAATAGAATTTTCTAATATTAAACCTTTAGGTACTTACAAAATATAGTATTAACAAATGTCCCTTTTAGTGGCCTCTCTCAGTGCTAAACACTAGGTGGCATCCTACTCACCCTTAATTCTGATACTCTAGAACTACCCTTTTTCTAGCAgcaaaaaattcatattttttgtatttaattttggCAATTAGAGTAGTTAAAATGCATAATAATGGATAGTGTATGGACAGTAGTTTCTTAGCAGCAGAGAGATAGATACTCTTTTTCACAGGTTAatacatgaaggaaaaaaatgaactagtattaaaagaattttgaagaataatttgtcttcacagaaaaaaataacccCCAAACCTGTTCTCCTCCAGCTCTCCTTAACCCTTCTAcaactctcccttcccttttagaAGACACCTCCTCTGATATACAAATTGCATCTGTTAACTATTTACACAGATCTGCAGGGTTGGGTCTTCAGGTGAAAATGGACTTCCACTTTGGGCTGTTTTGCCAGGTAGAGTGCTGTTCCCCACTCTGTGGATACAAAAGGAAGCATCAGAGGTGCATGGCATCAAAGGCACGCACCCCTGATGCATTTGGTACTTCTTCTACACACCGTCATTGAACCGtggttatttctttttctgtctttatcgGCTTATAAGCAcctggaggacagggacttttactcttccttcatttcctctctaatgctagcacaatgccttgctgcttcacagataacacacaggaggcactggagttttggattccagcctctaacaggttcactcttgatctggtgaGACAGTCAGATGCCTTCAGAGATGTTAAaaatcagctttattctagtctagtcttctcagaaAGGTTGCTGATAAATAAAAGCACTGACTTCTACAGAATTCCCTAATCACCTTTCTTGCAGAGGCTGGCAAGAAGGTGGAGCAAGTACCCCTCTGTCTCGATGGGATCAATCAAGACAGCCACAGcttgtgcactcccctaaattccctcaagcctcaatgggggccagctGAGGCAGGTACATGCATTCCTCTATGCATTTCCTGTGATTTCCTCCCATGGGTTCCCCTTGGatttccccactcactgaccatacccacctgctttatagggcaacagacaaagagggcatcttgccaacattaagctcacaagttaactttagcaatacTGTCATTCTGTGCAAGTGTAATAAATGTTACATTAGGTCACCCCTTATCTCACGGCGCAGCCTCAGTAGAACTATCTGTCACTATGATTCTGGGAAGTGCTATCTAGAAGTCTTGGaatattctgggagttattatcttacacctggaaactagacattcccaTAGCCATGGATCCTGAGGAACTAAGCTCAaagaaggataacaaaatccttcTTACATACACTTGCacattaatgcttattgattgaataaCTCTGACAAAGTATTTAGCTGATAGTTTGAAAAACTCATAAGGAGTCATTAcaaactcaaaaaaaagaaatatggctaggttttttaaatgagaaaagaaaaatcctgaaaGTTATAGAGCAGTAAGcttaactttgttttaatatcttTAGGGATATTCACCATCAGTCAGTTTGAAGTCACCTAGGAGAATTAAAGGTATGGATAGCAAATGGCATGTCCTTATTAGGTCAATCTGGTTTCAAACTAAGGGTGACAAAGGGAAGAAACAGATGGACATAAGAAAGCCatttgatatggaaatgttttacatgattgcacatgtatatggTTATATCAGATTACTTACTGTCCCAGtgaggtaaaagaaaaaggagggagggatggaatttagaattcaaagctTTCAAAAACAATCATGAATGCTAAAAATcgtttttacatgtgattgggagaaaataaaatgttattaaaaatagaaagacatTTGATTTTACTATGACtaaaaaaaccaaccaacataGGGTATTTATTCATAAACATACACCATCAACTCAGAGGGGCATATCTTGCTGTTGTAACAGAAGTACATATGTATCTGGAGAATCTAGGTTTACCATTTCATGGCTGGCACAACTGGAGTGAGGGCAATGAAATTAAGTCTCAGTGGCACTAGATGTTGCATAAAAGGAGACTAAAGTATTTGGCTAAGAATATCATTCCAGAAAGAATAGAATGGGACCAATAACTATGGGAAAACAGAAGtgatgatggcccaggatatagggggaaatcaatgaaaaacacATTATATTGAGAAGATTAGTAGCCATATGTTTTGTTCAAAGTTCCAGGATACTGACAAATTTCAGAACACAAATACTAGGAAAATATATAAGTAtgaatttttatagcatttcaaAAAACCTTTTTAAGTTAATTCAGTAATTCTTATAGtctaacaaaaatatttattatcataAGTTTGAACAAGCTTCTTAGGAGAAATCACAACATGTTCTCAAGGAATAGAAAGGCCTAGAGACATACAATACCTGTGCACAGCAGAACCTTTCCTTGTGTTAGATACTTGATGGTTTCTGCTGTTTTTCTGAGGCATTCTTCAGAAAGGTAAGGCGGATCAGCAATAACGATGTCAAAACTGTGTGGAGTAAGCTTTTCAGGCAAATGTAAAGGATCGTTGTAATCGTAGTAGATGAATTCCTCTCCGTATACAGCAAATCTTTTGTCATATTCCAAGATACACACTGAAAAGTCTTCCCCATTCAATTCTCTCAATTTCTGGTAAACACTAGGGGCACTGACACATGCTATCCTGGAAGGGGAGAACGAACAAACTCATGAAGGGTTTCCCAGAGTTAACCAAGGGCATCAAATATCTATTAAGAACAATTGGCTTGGATTTCCATCGagcctttttttttccccagaggaaGCCCTTACTCTAACCTCCTATTTAAGTGTATACTTCCATTCAATTACATAAAAGACTTAAGACAGTGAAACCATCAGCAGTTGTAGCTTAAAAAAATACTAACTGTAACACTGTTACATATGTTACAGTTTGTTCATATTGAGAGAATATGGTATTAAAAAATCTGCAATACATAATCTAGAGGTGTCAAAATACATATAAACTGGTTAATAACAACCAATAACTTAAACATCAGGAATATATAATGAAAAACATCTGTAAATGGAACAAAGTCTAAAATGTCCCTATTGTTTCCAAGTTGGTCCTTTACTATTTATTTCAAGTATACAAAACCTCAAATTGAACAGTTCTGACTTGATCTTTTAAATCCTCATGATTTTGTAAAAAGAACCCTCTGTAATTCAAAGTTTCCAAAAAGACAACACAACAACTTCTGGTTTATGAATCATATGCACAAACAACTTGGAACCCTGGGTTTCCTCTTAGTTGTAAAGTTGAAAAAATCTGTTATCCAGAAAAGAGCCATCCCTACCTGTACCCTTGCCTGCCAAAACATTAGATTCTAAAAGTCTGTTTTGCAAGTTGATTATTTGGAACTTGAAATGTATCTTCCATAAAACTGTTACAGATGTGATTAAGTTCTCAGGCCTGTCCACAAAAATCTCTTCAATCTAATGTATCCAAAATAGAGAACCTCATTACTTTGTCATTCTCGGGAGGCAGGGAAAAttctgagaaataaaaaaatacaggataaattgggcaCAGGACAACAGTGACTTCACACACGCACGTgcgtggacacacacacacacacacacaaaacctcataacaatcttgtgaaaaaggtgctattactatttatattttacaaatcagaaaactgaggctcacacaGGGTAAGAGATAACCAGAAATGACactggagaggagaaagactgAAGATTGCCATGTAGCTTTCTTGAtgtgtcataggatcataggtttagagctggaaggaccttaaaggccattaagtccaactccctcattttagagatgaggaacctgaggcacagagaggttgagtgTCTTGGCAGGGTCTCACATAAGTATCTGACATGGGAGTTGATCTCATGTCCTTTCCCCTACCCCAAGAGATCATTAGCTTGAAAGTTAATCCACTAGAACACTCTTTGGTTCTCTCTGTGTACCCTCACTTTTTAACTTGGACCCCTTCAAGGGCTTCCCTGTTCTCCATGTTTTTCACCTAATATCATCCCTTTTCTCTGTCCTGTGAACCATGTACCCCCAACTTCAGAATGGATCATCAATTCAAAACTTTTCTACTCTGTAACTTCTTACATAAGTACATAACCTTGTCTAGGTTTTTCCAAGGGTTTTAATGCTAGTAATTACAGTAAAATTATcctaaaataaagaaacaaaaaagcgAAAGCTAGAAAAGTTTTAAGTCTTAAAAATTTATAGGAGTGAAGTGTTTAGCATTGGTTTTCAGTAAACACACAAAAGGAGTTAAACCATGGTCTTTCTTAGTTCCCTTAATATCCACTGACCTcactcttttatttcttctctctggagTCAGCCTGACCTCCCTCCTGTCCTGGTTGGCTGCTGTCCCAAACTCTTAGGCTCCTAGCCTGAGGTATATTCAGGACAAGGCTGCTGGAACTATCAGACTTTCTTACTGTCAGACCTTCTTAAAATCTGCTACCTAGACTCAGACGATGAGTGCAGGACCTTTGAGTCTGCCCACTGGACAGATCCCTTAGCCTTTATTtgctttactttcctcatctataaaatggagataatacttccCCGGAGTATTGTAAGGACAAAATGGCAcagggtttgcaaagtgttctACAAACTCTAAAGTGTTCTAAAAATAATAggtattgttatcattattatttccccAGTACTTGTGGAGATTTCCCCTCTTTCCTTACTTAGTTAACCTCATTTGGTCCCAGAACAAATTTGGCTTCTTTCTTTCTGCCCTGAAAGGCTCAAAGGCTCTGCTCTCTGACAAGTACTACATTCCCCCTTTGTTAAACAATGAAACTGAACTTAATCTCTAAAGTCCATTCGGGTACTAGAATCCTATGATCCAGTCCCACCCAAGAGGCCCCCCATAGTCTTTGGCCTTTCTTGCGTGGATTCTCCAGTAGCCTCCTTCATCCTCGGTAGCTATGATCTTAGCCTTGGTCATTTCGCCTGAAGCAAATTCACTTGTTAGTTGTTAttgctcctttccttctctttcttttagcTAGGCTTCAGCACTTGTTCCAGGTCAGTATCTGAGCCTCATTTCCTTCTAGAAGTTACATGGTCCAAATGACAGATTCTGTCAAGCGGGAAGAGCCTGCCTCCTCTATGCTGCTGCCTGTACCCATAAGACTGACCTTCCTGTTTCTAAGCCTCTGTCCACCTTCTCTGGACTTCCCCATTAAGTTTTCTGGCTTATTCTCTGGCAGAGATGACAGATGGGGTACTGATGCTCTTGCTTTTTCCTGGATGGGGTTAACAGCTTCACTTATTTTCTCAGGTTCTCTTTTATTAATTGAATTtcaagtgggggggggggaggagtttGGGACATTGTAGCTAAGTTTACAATGTAGTAAACAGAAAATTTTCGTCaacaagaaagggaaattctGTAACAATATCCCATGCTTCTTCCCTCCTAATATAAATACTGATAACTGATGTTGGCCTTGGGTGGCCTGTTGTGGGTACCTAACTGCCTTTGAGAAACACCCACTGGATGggtatttgtatatttgtatatgagaCACATACAATGTCCCAAAaatctcagtgcagttttaagctttaagggaaataaggaagggaaggggaagggtgtGGAACATAGAGAAGAAATGGTCCCAGAGCCCCAAAATGcacattttccctcttctctcttttttcttccttctcattgcTGCCTCCCTACCACTGCATATGGTCCTGCTAATTTGTTCTGGGACCAAATGAGGTTAACTAAGTAAGGAAAGAGGGGAAATCTCCACAAGTACTGgggaaataataatgacaacaataccTATTATTTTTAGAACACTTTAGAGTTTGTagaacactttgcaaaccctgTGCCATTTTGTCCTTACAATACTCCGGggaagtattatctccattttatagatgaggaaagtaaagcaAATAAAGGCTAAGGGATCTGTCCAGGaatatacagctagtaagtgcctgaaataggatttgaacttatatcttcctgacttcatgtccagctctctatccactgaacctccTAAATGCCTTTAAGAAATACCCACTGGATGGGTATTTGTATATGACtcatatacagggtgtcccaaaagtctcagtatagttttaagctttaatagcttatttgctataataacaatagctaattaataataataattaataacaatttaATAGTCAaataagctattaaagtttaaagtCAGGCCTATGAAAATTGGGGAGTGCCTCCAGTTTGATTGTTTTGTCAGATAAAACAGGGTTAGAATGGCACATATCCATATTTGGATAATTTGTGACCTTGGAGATCACTGTAAACAAACTGCATAAAATTAACaaggaaataattatttattgatttccTTATCCCTTTGTTCCTAAACCCCAGTTTGGCTTTCCCTAAAGTTAGGCATGCAGATAAATATGTAGAGAGGGCCCAGGGCTTCAAGTCCCCTTCTTAGAAGTTGGAGCAGAAGCCAGATTTATTGGAATTCTGGTCTTTATGTACTCTTTTAAATTTAGTAGTCTAATTGGGTCCAAGGTGCTCAAGGATTTGCCTAGGATCTAGCACGAACCTCGATGTGACTCCTGTTTGATGCCTGAACCTAAATAACTCCCTTACGCATTATAGATATGGGATAAAATGATAAAACTGCTTCACTAAACTCCATTAAATATTGTATTACTGTGTAATATTAATCAGAGATAAaaaaatgagactctgggagaaaaatagatttttaaaaattttcttgatttgtaaTCTCTGGTACAGAATTAACTGCTTTAATCACAATCATAAGGTTTCATCAAGTTTGTAGCCAGGTATGAAAGGCTATTCTGTTTATTTGAACCATAACACAAAAAGGCACTACACACATCATGCTAATTTCAACCCTGTatcttgaaaaaaaatccaatggcTCTTATGAATTCTAATAAATATATGATTTAGCTATGAAGCCACTATTTTAATTTAAGAAATACAGCAAATAAttctttagtaaatattttttaaactcctTCTAAAGTTtagatacagaagaaaaaaacctaaagACAAAGCATTTTTCACTAAGAAAAATGACTACTGACAATAGATTTGAGAGATATGAAAAAAAAGCATTCAAAAGTTACCTTCCACCTTTACCAGCAGCTATAATCGCTTCAGTAGCTAAGCGTAATGCTGTTTCTTCACTGTACCAAAACTGACTCAATTGCTGTGGAAGGGAAATGGGTAGAAATCACTTTTGTTGTTTACATGTTAAACTTTTTGCTGTCTAAAAAACAACTCCCCCTTCCAAATGTATAAAAATCACTGCAAGGGGCATATTTTTTGGAAAACAATAATACAaccttgttattgttcagtcatatctgactcttcatgattccatttggggttttcttggcaaagatattggagtggtttaccattgccttctccagctcattttacagatgagaaactgaggcaaaaaaaggttaagtgacttgcccagggtcacacattcagcagtgttggaggccagatttgaactcaggaagatgagtcttctcaattccaggcctggcactctaccactgcaccaccttgctgctccAATGCAACCCTGTAGATGGATACTAAACACTGATTTCATCAACCTACATATTCTTGACATTAAGTTAAGTAGAAGGGTCTTTTAGACTGGCCCTCCATACATGTTTCTCTTCAAAGTTTCACTAACGTACACTACCTCTTTAGGTCCTCAAATAACTCAGCTGGACCACAAGGTAGTGGTATTAAAAAACATTATAAATGCAGTTACTGACACATCAAACTTTTTTTCTAACTAGTCAGTGAAACATACACAATCATACAACCCCCAAAAAGtcctccaaattttcttcttcagataaATAGCTTCTTTGTTGGTAGTTGAAGAAATAAACACATCTGTATCCAAATAAATTATGTGCTTATGTTTATGTATTATAGACAGTAAACTAATGAGCATCTAAGATACTACTGTGTGTCTAggtctcactttccttttctacaaATGGAATAAGGAGAATTGTAAGCCAGCCTGCCGGGTGTGTACACATGCATTCAGAACTAGCGAGACTTACTTGGAATGGTGTGTGGTATTAATATTTGCGATTGAGATCTCTAAAATAGATGACAGTAAATTGAAGGACAAGTGGAAAGTTTTGCCAGCTCTGGGATGAATCAGAAGTAATTATTCAGGGAAGAGTTACTCAAATCTATTACTAAAAGGTATGAAAGACAGATACTAGGAGTAAGATAAGGTTTCTTTCTACACAGGCAGTATTGCTGGCCTTGCTGGATCTTCCCAATGCCCAGCACAGTACTATGCATATAAATAAGCGCCTAATAAGTATTGGTTGAATTGAATCTCCAGGCAGAGATTCATAGGTTCATAGAGTATTAGTACAGGAATAGACTGTAGAGAGACCATTTAAGCCAGATCCTAcaattcacagatgaggaaatgagacacAGATATTCTCAGATTTGGGTGCAGATTGGGACATATCTACCTAGAGTCTAGCTATATTTTGGACACAACCAATgcaggaatttcttttgcttgtctatgtatatttattacctggattttattttttcttttttcaatgaggaggcaaaggtaggagggagatgagagattcttgttggaaataaaaatttaatttaaaaagaaaaatgactttcatGAAGTTAAAGTCCACATTAGAAAGTTGTACCTGTCTACGAGAAGACAAAATGtttactgatatttttttttgcaacatttcCTCCTGTAGCCCTTGCCCCCCTCCTAGAGAACCATctcatgacatttttttttcagaaaagaaaaaattcaggaaaACTGATCAATATATCGAAACACTATGACAGTATATACAATACGAatctctcccttctacctctaaaaagTAGTGTGAGGAGgtgtcttcttatatctcttctttggg
Proteins encoded:
- the EEF1AKMT1 gene encoding EEF1A lysine methyltransferase 1 isoform X2, which encodes MGDSDDDDIPQLSSHTLAALQEFYDEQQQRKTDPGEDKKYNIGVIEENWQLSQFWYSEETALRLATEAIIAAGKGGRIACVSAPSVYQKLRELNGEDFSVCILEYDKRFAVYGEEFIYYDYNDPLHLPEKLTPHSFDIVIADPPYLSEECLRKTAETIKYLTQGKVLLCTGAIMEKEAAELLGVKMCRFIPKHTRNLANEFRCYVNYDSGLNSEVNCS
- the EEF1AKMT1 gene encoding EEF1A lysine methyltransferase 1 isoform X1 → MGDSDDDDIPQLSSHTLAALQEFYDEQQQRKTDPGEDKKYNIGVIEENWQLSQFWYSEETALRLATEAIIAAGKGGRIACVSAPSVYQKLRELNGEDFSVCILEYDKRFAVYGEEFIYYDYNDPLHLPEKLTPHSFDIVIADPPYLSEECLRKTAETIKYLTQGKVLLCTEWGTALYLAKQPKVEVHFHLKTQPCRSVCHHGERGSRTSWGEDVQIYSKTHSKFGK